GGAGCTTGAGGGTCAGATTGAAGCTCTCGCAACGCGCATCTACACCCTGGCGGGAGAGGAGTTCAACATTAAGAGCCCCGTTCAGCTTCGGGCCATCCTGTTCGAGCGGCTCGGGCTTCCCGTCCTTAAGCGGACAAAAACGGGCCCCTCTACCGACCATGAGGTCCTTGAGCAGCTCGCCCTACAGCACGACCTACCGGCGGAGGTCGTCAACTACCGGGCTCTGTCGAAACTCAAATCCACCTACGTCGACGCACTGCCGGCCCTCATCCACCCGGCCACCGGCCGCATTCACACCTCGTTCAACCAGACGGTCACCGCAACGGGCCGGCTCTCTTCCTCGGACCCGAACCTCCAGAACATCCCGGTTAGAAGCGAGGTCGGCCGTCGCATACGGCAGGCCTTCGTGGCGGAGGAGGGCTGGCGGCTCCTGTCGTGCGATTACAACCAGATTGAGCTCCGCATCCTCGCACATCTCTCCAAGGACACGGTGCTTCTGGAGGCCTTCGCCGCCGGGGAGGACATCCACAACCTTACGGCCTCCGAGGTCTTTGGTGTGGGGCCGGCCGATGTCACCCCCGACCAGCGACGGGTGGCCAAGGTCGTAAACTTCGGCATCATCTACGGGCTCTCGCCTTTCGGGTTGGCCCGCGACCTCAAAGTCTCCCGCGAGGAGGCCCGGGAATACATCGACGGCTACTTCGCCCGCTACGCCCTGGTTAAGGACTACATCGAGGCCACGAAAGCCGAGGCGCACGAAAGGGGCTACGTCACCACCGTCCTGGGGCGTCGTCGCTACCTGCCGGAGCTGGCCAGCGCCGACCGGGTCACCAAGGAGATGGCCGAGCGGATGGCCGTCAACACACCCATTCAGGGCTCTGCCGCCGACCTCATCAAAAGGGCCATGGTGGAGATTTACGGGGAGATAGTCGAGCGGGGCCTGGAGGCGAAGATGATTCTCCAGGTCCACGACGAGCTTCTCTTCGAGGTGCCCGACGACGAGGCCGACGAGGTCGAGAACCTCGTGGTTGATAAGATGGTCGGAGTCGTAGAGCTCGACGTTCCAATAACCGTTGATGCTAAATGGGGTAAGTCCTGGAGCGAAGCCCATTGACATCCATTGGCATTCGTTCCTCGGCAGCTTCTGGGGCAAAATGTCATACTCAAAATGCGTCCCTTGAGCCTCAAATTGTCATTTTGTCATATTAGGCGAGGATTTTATGCCTTAAGGATACAATAGGGCATTTCAAATCAGACAGTTTCGCAGGGGAGGGGATGCGATCTTTTTTTCGAATGTGCATTTTTTTCCTTGACAGGATGTCCCTGCAGGCTTATATTACTTTTGAACGCGAACAAACCTTCTATCCAATTCCATTCGTTGAAAGCCAGCCCGGCCCAGGCTGGCTTTCAAGCATTTAGAGCAGGACTCCTCCTTAACTACATAGTTCTCCTCTTCACCACGCTTAATTATCCCTCTCCTAAAATCTCCCCGCCGGGTTCTGGCTCATCAAGGAAAGCATGAGCCCTGGGAGCCTCCTCCCCTTCGGGGCGGGATGTGGGCGGCCCCGCTCGTTGGTGCACGCTACGCCACTCGCCAAGAGTCGGCCCCCAAGGGTTGAGGACCCGGTCAGGCCTGCCTGCCAGAAGCTGGTAGGGCGCGACCCTTAGAGCGCGGGCGGCGCCGAAGAGGAGCGGGACGGGAAGGCGCTCCCGGCCGGCCTCATAATCGTCGAGGGTCGCCTCGGGGATTCTGAGCCGCCGGGCCAATGAGACCGTTGAAACCCCCCCCGCCCGCCGGGCAGCGGCCAACTGGCCTCCCAGCAGGCGGCTTTCGGCCATAGAGAAATAGGCCCAGTCGTTATACATCACCAAGTCGAAAACTCCTCCCATCCCTATTGACGAGCGGGGCAGGCCAATTCTTACCGTTGGTCCTAGGGTTTGGTCGAAATGATAATCGTCAAAGTATCTTGGATCCCAAGTATCATCACTAGCGGTGTGGATTAAACGCTTATATTGATTTTGTAGGATTGCATGATAGAGTATGGATTCTTGAATAAGAGCAAATATTAATTTTAAATCATATCTCTTGAGTTGGGTTTTAAAAAAATACCATGAAAAAACATTTTGAAGAATTGGTCGATAGGGTCAAGGCAGATCCACGTTATGATGTGTTGAGCGAAGCTACAACGGGTATGGCGGGAAAGTGGATTATATATAGTGAGATCGTGCAGAAAAAACCGAGGCTCGTAATTGAAATTGGTACCAGTCATGGGCTTTCCACATTTTTCATAGCATCAGCCCTAAAATATAATAACCGGATAGATAGCGAGGTCATTACCATTGATCCTGAGAAATCAGAATTGGCCGAAACCTTTATTCGGGACAATGAGTTGGATGATTGTGTCACGTTTTTAAGCATGACGTCGGACGACGCGTTTGTGAAATATAAAGCCGAATGGAAAGACAAGGTTGATATGGTGTTTATTGATGGAGACCATTCTTATGAAGGAGCGAAGAAGGATTTTTTGAACTGTCTGGATATTGTTTCCGATCAAGGGGCTATGCTGATGGACGATGCCTATGATTTAGGATCTAGAAAGAGACCGCGTTGCGGAAGGTATTTCAGAAAAATTAAAAATATCCATTATTGCGACCCCGACCCGGTGACTTGGAACAGCTTTGCAAAATGGTATAAATCCGAATATAGACCGGGCAGGGTCTACAAATCATCGATGGAATGGTTGGCTTTTATTACTAAGGCATACATACGAAAGAAATATAATAAACTCGTCCGGCCTGCATGACTGTATGGCCAAGTAGCATAAATCAAATTGGGGACCCGGTTGGGCCCGCCTCGTAAGCTCTGAGGGTTGCCTCGGGTCCGTTGCCTTTTCGCGCCCCCCAACCTAGGTTAAGATGGGGAGGGGGTGGTATGACGATTACCGTTCCCGAAGAAGCCGTTCAGGCCAGGGGCCGCGCCCTGGCGGCCCGCATGACCGGGGATGAATCGACCCTGTTCAGCACCGATTGGTGGGGCGGCAAGCTCCTTAATTGGGCGATGGCCGACGAGGCCACAAAGGTCGCCCTCTTCCGCTTCATCGACGCCCTTCCGAGCCTCTCGAGCCCCGCCGAGGTCGTCCGACACCTCCAGCAATACCTGGGCCGCCCCGAGGTCAAGGTTCCTGGATTCCTATCCTGGGGGCTCGACCGGCTGGAGCCCACCGGGATGCTCGCCCGCAGGGCGGCCGACCAGGTGGAGAAGAACGTCGCCGAGCTCGCCCGGCGCTTCATCGTCGGCGAGACCCCCCGCGACTCCCTGCCCAGGCTCCGGGCCCTCTGGGACGCCGGTCGGCCGGTGACCGTCGACCTGCTCGGCGAGGCCTGCCTGAGTGAGGCCGAGGCCGATGAATACCAGGCCCGCTACCTGGAGATCCTTACAACCCTCAACGCAGAGATGGCGACATGGACCCCTCGGCCGGGCGCCCCCGAGGGCCTCGGCCCTCCCTTAAACATCTCCGTCAAGCCCTCGAGCCTTGCCCCCTACCTGAATGCGGCGGCCCTGGAGGCCTCGGTGGAGCGAATCTTCGCCCGGCTCTTACCCATCGCCCAAGAGGCCCGAAGCGTCGGGGCCTTCATAAACCTCGACATGGAGCAGGTCCACCTCAAGGAGATCACCTTCGAGCTCTACCGAAGGCTCCTGGAGGAGCCGACGCTGAAGGGCTACGACGGCTTCGGCCTTGCAGTCCAGGCCTATCTTAAAGAGACCGAGGACGACCTCGCGGGCCTCCTGGCCTGGGCGCGGCAGGGCGGACACCGTATCGCCATCCGGCTGGTCAGGGGCGCCTACTGGGATTACGAGACCATCTCAGCGCGCCTCAGGGGCTGGCCCTCTCCCGTCTACACCGAAAAGGCGGCCACCGACGCCTCCTACGAGCGGTGCATCCGTCTCCTTTTGGAACACGTGGATGAGGCCCGTGTCGCCTTCGCCACCCACAACCTCAGAAGCATCGCCTACGGACTGGCGGCCGCAGAGGCTGCGGGCCTGGACCCCGGTGCCTGGGAGGTCCAGACCCTCTACGGCATGGCCGAGCCCCTCAAGGTGGCCCTCTCCTTAGAAGGTGTGGCCCTGAGAGAGTACGCCCCCATCGGAGAGCTCGTCCCCGGCATGGCCTACCTCGTTCGCCGGCTTCTTGAGAATACGTCGAGC
This Nitrospinota bacterium DNA region includes the following protein-coding sequences:
- the polA gene encoding DNA polymerase I is translated as LADPALKKVGHNIKYDWVVLANAGVELKGVAFDTMVASYVLNPSRRQHNLAGLVLEHFNYTMTTYEDVAGKGAKQVSFDQVPIEAATAYACEDADYTLRLADELSAEVASAAMAPLLYELEMPLIEVLVAMERWGVKIDAAVLRDLSKELEGQIEALATRIYTLAGEEFNIKSPVQLRAILFERLGLPVLKRTKTGPSTDHEVLEQLALQHDLPAEVVNYRALSKLKSTYVDALPALIHPATGRIHTSFNQTVTATGRLSSSDPNLQNIPVRSEVGRRIRQAFVAEEGWRLLSCDYNQIELRILAHLSKDTVLLEAFAAGEDIHNLTASEVFGVGPADVTPDQRRVAKVVNFGIIYGLSPFGLARDLKVSREEAREYIDGYFARYALVKDYIEATKAEAHERGYVTTVLGRRRYLPELASADRVTKEMAERMAVNTPIQGSAADLIKRAMVEIYGEIVERGLEAKMILQVHDELLFEVPDDEADEVENLVVDKMVGVVELDVPITVDAKWGKSWSEAH
- a CDS encoding helix-turn-helix domain-containing protein, whose protein sequence is MYNDWAYFSMAESRLLGGQLAAARRAGGVSTVSLARRLRIPEATLDDYEAGRERLPVPLLFGAARALRVAPYQLLAGRPDRVLNPWGPTLGEWRSVHQRAGPPTSRPEGEEAPRAHAFLDEPEPGGEILGEG
- a CDS encoding class I SAM-dependent methyltransferase — protein: MKKHFEELVDRVKADPRYDVLSEATTGMAGKWIIYSEIVQKKPRLVIEIGTSHGLSTFFIASALKYNNRIDSEVITIDPEKSELAETFIRDNELDDCVTFLSMTSDDAFVKYKAEWKDKVDMVFIDGDHSYEGAKKDFLNCLDIVSDQGAMLMDDAYDLGSRKRPRCGRYFRKIKNIHYCDPDPVTWNSFAKWYKSEYRPGRVYKSSMEWLAFITKAYIRKKYNKLVRPA
- a CDS encoding proline dehydrogenase family protein, with the protein product MTITVPEEAVQARGRALAARMTGDESTLFSTDWWGGKLLNWAMADEATKVALFRFIDALPSLSSPAEVVRHLQQYLGRPEVKVPGFLSWGLDRLEPTGMLARRAADQVEKNVAELARRFIVGETPRDSLPRLRALWDAGRPVTVDLLGEACLSEAEADEYQARYLEILTTLNAEMATWTPRPGAPEGLGPPLNISVKPSSLAPYLNAAALEASVERIFARLLPIAQEARSVGAFINLDMEQVHLKEITFELYRRLLEEPTLKGYDGFGLAVQAYLKETEDDLAGLLAWARQGGHRIAIRLVRGAYWDYETISARLRGWPSPVYTEKAATDASYERCIRLLLEHVDEARVAFATHNLRSIAYGLAAAEAAGLDPGAWEVQTLYGMAEPLKVALSLEGVALREYAPIGELVPGMAYLVRRLLENTSSESILTRKFPEEEAVETILVPPAPAATGETHPVPPEDLGDPTTWRPFANEPPADFAKSEARYAFARALEAGEAAFGATFPILVDGEPVETETPLVSFNPAREGVVVG